In Aegilops tauschii subsp. strangulata cultivar AL8/78 chromosome 3, Aet v6.0, whole genome shotgun sequence, one genomic interval encodes:
- the LOC109765815 gene encoding vacuolar-processing enzyme gamma-isozyme, translating to MAMASNRLLPLALLLLLLAMAHADTPRLEPTVRLPSQRMAAGQGDDGSVGTRWAVLVAGSNGYQNYRHQADICHAYQILKKGGLKDENIIVFMYDDIAHNLENPRPGVIINHPQGGDVYSGVPMDYTGKEVNVKNLFAVLLGNKTAVSGGSGKVLDSGPNDHIFVFYSDHGGPGVIGMPTNPYVYGDDLVDVLKKKHAAGTYRSLVFYLEACEAGSVFEGLLPNDISVYTTTASNAEESSWGTYCPGEYPSPPPEYDTCLGDLYSISWMEDSDVHNLRTESLKQQYDLVKKRTAAQDSYNYGSHVMQYGSLDLNAQQLFLYIGSNPANNKTTFVEDNSLPSFSRVVNQRDADLVYFWHKYRKLAESSPEKNDARKQLLEMMSHRSHIDNSVELIGNLLFGSADGPMVLKTVRPAGEPLVDDWSCLKSTVRAFESQCGSLAQYGMKHMRSFANICNAGVLPEATVKVAAQACKSIPTNPWSATHKGFSA from the exons ATGGCGATGGCGTCCAACCGCCTCCTtccgctcgcgctgctgctcctcCTGCTCGCCATGGCACACGCCGACACCCCACGGCTGGAGCCCACCGTCCGGCTGCCGTCGCAGCGCATGGCGGCCGGGCAGGGGGACGATGGCTCCGTCGGGACCAGGtgggccgtcctcgtcgccggctCCAACGGCTACCAGAACTACCGCCACCAG GCAGATATTTGCCATGCCTACCAGATCTTGAAGAAGGGTGGTCTCAAGGATGAGAACATCATCGTCTTCATGTACGATGATATTGCGCACAACCTCGAGAACCCAAGGCCGGGCGTCATCATCAACCACCCCCAAGGTGGAGATGTCTATTCTGGGGTCCCTATG GACTACACTGGAAAGGAGGTTAATGTTAAGAACTTGTTTGCTGTCTTGCTCGGTAATAAAACTGCTGTGAGTGGTGGGAGCGGCAAGGTCTTGGACAGTGGCCCTAATGATCACATTTTTGTGTTTTACAGTGACCATGGGGGTCCTGGGGTCATTG GGATGCCTACCAATCCATACGTTTACGGTGACGATCTTGTAGATGTCCTGAAGAAAAAGCACGCTGCTGGAACCTACAGAAGCCTG GTATTTTACCTTGAAGCCTGTGAAGCCGGAAGCGTCTTCGAGGGGCTTCTGCCGAATGACATCAGTGTCTACACGACCACCGCGTCGAACGCAGAGGAGAGCAGTTGGGGAACGTATTGCCCCGGCGAGTACCCCAGCCCTCCGCCGGAATATGACACCTGCTTGGGCGACCTGTACAGCATTTCTTGGATGGAAGACAG TGATGTGCATAACCTGAGAACTGAATCTCTGAAGCAGCAATATGACTTG GTCAAGAAGAGAACAGCAGCTCAGGACTCATACAACTATGGTTCCCATGTGATGCAATACGGTTCTTTGGACCTGAATGCTCAACAACTCTTCTTGTACATCGGCTCAAATCCTGCTAATAATAAGACTACATTTGTTGAAGATAACTCACTGCCGTCCTTCTCAAGAGTTGTTAATCAGAGAGATGCTGATCTTGTTTACTTCTGGCACAAG TACCGGAAATTGGCTGAGAGTTCCCCTGAGAAAAACGATGCCCGGAAGCAATTGCTCGAAATGATGAGTCATAGATCGCATATCGACAATAGCGTCGAGCTGATTGGAAACCTTCTGTTTGGTTCTGCTGATGGTCCAATGGTTCTAAAGACTGTTCGCCCAGCCGGTGAGCCTCTTGTTGATGACTGGAGTTGTCTCAAGTCTACG GTTCGTGCTTTCGAATCACAATGTGGCTCATTGGCGCAGTATGGAATGAAGCACATGCGGTCCTTTGCAAACATCTGCAATGCTGGCGTCCTTCCTGAAGCGACGGTGAAGGTCGCTGCTCAGGCATGCAAGAGCATCCCAACCAACCCCTGGAGTGCCACACACAAGGGTTTTAGTGCTTAA